A single Sciurus carolinensis chromosome 15, mSciCar1.2, whole genome shotgun sequence DNA region contains:
- the Ska1 gene encoding spindle and kinetochore-associated protein 1 isoform X1 has protein sequence MAFSELEQLCSHVNEKIGNIKKTLSLRNLGQEPTLKSILNKIGDEIIVVNELLNKFELEIQYQEQINTSLKELYESLEEDHKDVVHFKENIPSHLPQVTVPQNSVKGSDLDPEEPVKVEESVPTKKPPKEQRSVKEMLFITIDEFNGIPAYMKSRLTYCQINDVIKEINKAVVSKYKIVHQPKTSMNSVTRNLYHRFINEETKDTKGHYFIVEADIKEFTTLKPDKRFHVILNILRHCRRLSEVRGGGLTRYVIT, from the exons ATGGCTTTCTCAGAGCTGGAACAGTTATGCTCTCATGTCAATGAAAAGATTGGCAATATTAAAAAAACTCTGTCATTAAGAAACCTTG GCCAGGAACCTACCTTGAAgtcaatattaaataaaataggagATGAGATCATTGTCGTAAATGAACttctaaataaatttgaattgGAAATTCAGTATCAGGAGCAAATCAACACTTCACTCAAG gaacTCTATGAATCTCTTGAAGAAGATCATAAAGATGTCgtacatttcaaagaaaatattccttcCCATTTGCCTCAAGTAACCGTACCCCAGAACTC GGTTAAAGGGTCAGATCTGGATCCTGAAGAACCAGTCAAAGTTGAGGAATCTGTACCCACAAAGAAGCCCCCCAAAGAACAAAGAAGTGTTAAAGAAATGCTGTTTATAACTATTGATGAGTTCAATGGTATTCCTGC GTACATGAAATCCCGCTTGACCTATTGTCAAATCAATGATGTTATTAAAGAAATCAACAAAGCAGTAGTTAGTAAATACAAGATTGTACATCAACCAAAAACATCTATGAATTCTGTGACCAGAAATCTCTATCACAGATTTattaatgaagaaacaaaggaCACTAAAG GACATTATTTTATAGTGGAAGCTGACATAAAGGAATTCACAACTTTGAAACCTGACAAGAGATTTCACGTGATCCTGAATATTTTGCGACACTGCCGGAGGCTATCAGAGGTCCGAGGGGGAGGACTTACCCGTTATGTCATAACCTGA
- the Ska1 gene encoding spindle and kinetochore-associated protein 1 isoform X2, producing the protein MAFSELEQLCSHVNEKIGNIKKTLSLRNLGQEPTLKSILNKIGDEIIVVNELLNKFELEIQYQEQINTSLKELYESLEEDHKDVVHFKENIPSHLPQVTVPQNSVKGSDLDPEEPVKVEESVPTKKPPKEQRSVKEMLFITIDEFNGIPAYMKSRLTYCQINDVIKEINKAVVSKYKIVHQPKTSMNSVTRNLYHRFINEETKDTKVEADIKEFTTLKPDKRFHVILNILRHCRRLSEVRGGGLTRYVIT; encoded by the exons ATGGCTTTCTCAGAGCTGGAACAGTTATGCTCTCATGTCAATGAAAAGATTGGCAATATTAAAAAAACTCTGTCATTAAGAAACCTTG GCCAGGAACCTACCTTGAAgtcaatattaaataaaataggagATGAGATCATTGTCGTAAATGAACttctaaataaatttgaattgGAAATTCAGTATCAGGAGCAAATCAACACTTCACTCAAG gaacTCTATGAATCTCTTGAAGAAGATCATAAAGATGTCgtacatttcaaagaaaatattccttcCCATTTGCCTCAAGTAACCGTACCCCAGAACTC GGTTAAAGGGTCAGATCTGGATCCTGAAGAACCAGTCAAAGTTGAGGAATCTGTACCCACAAAGAAGCCCCCCAAAGAACAAAGAAGTGTTAAAGAAATGCTGTTTATAACTATTGATGAGTTCAATGGTATTCCTGC GTACATGAAATCCCGCTTGACCTATTGTCAAATCAATGATGTTATTAAAGAAATCAACAAAGCAGTAGTTAGTAAATACAAGATTGTACATCAACCAAAAACATCTATGAATTCTGTGACCAGAAATCTCTATCACAGATTTattaatgaagaaacaaaggaCACTAAAG TGGAAGCTGACATAAAGGAATTCACAACTTTGAAACCTGACAAGAGATTTCACGTGATCCTGAATATTTTGCGACACTGCCGGAGGCTATCAGAGGTCCGAGGGGGAGGACTTACCCGTTATGTCATAACCTGA